The stretch of DNA TGTTTTCTATAGTGATCCTCGGGACATCTTAAGACGAAAGTGATGGCTGAGTCWMGAATGACAGAGTCACCGGACCTTAGGATTGTCCTGTTGGGCAAAACAGGCGTTGGGAAGAGTGCATcaggaaacaccatcctgggAAGGAAAGCTTTTCTGTCCAAGCGGAGTTTCGTCTCGGTGACAAAAGATTGTGCAGAAGAAATGTGCAYAATTAATGRTCTTAAAATCTCTGTGGTGGACACTGTGGGTATTTTCAGCACTAMCAGCTCTGATGGTCTGATTGAGGCAGAATGCAAGCGGGCCAAGGAATCTCCTGTCCCCTGTGTTTTCCTTGTGATAGTTAAAGTGGACAGGTTCACAAATGAAGAGAAAGAAGCYGTGGAGAGAATTGAAGACATAGTTGGTAAAGATGGAATGAAAAGAAGCTGTATCCTTTTGACACATGGTGACATGGCAGATGGGCTGACAGTGGAGAAAATGATTCGAGAAGAAGGAGCTGAAGACCTCCGTGAAGCAGTGAATAAATTTCAGGGGAGGTACTATCTGTTCAACAATAAGATTGAGAGTCGTGATCAGGTTGACAATCTTCTAACCAAACTAGATGAACTCCAAAAGACTGGTAAGTACTGTAAATGTTGCTGTAGAAACTGTTGTTAAATACAAGCTGGTTAAAATATGTATTATATTTGAAAAGGACATCTGGGGAAATGTCTTGTTGTTATTGAGACAATTGTCAGTATCGGTCGTTCAATTAactcaacttaaaaaaaaaaaaaaagaatgttttACAAATGTGCTTTCCTTCATCAGTTTCCAACATGAATACAGAAAACACCATGGAGAGCTCAGCTGAGAGAAGAATTGTGTTGCTGGGCAGAAGTGGAGTTGGGAAGAGTGCATCGGGAAACACCATTTTGGGTCTGAGAGGATCAGATCAGTTCMGGTCTGACTGTAGCTTTAACTCAGTAACAGARAACAGCGAGGTCAAATCGSCAGYAGTGGCAGGAAGGGAAGTCAAGGTGATAGACACACCTGGCCTCTCCAAGGGRAAACRCWCTCCTCAGCATGTGTTTAATGAGATRATGAAGAGTTGCCTGCTCGCTGAAGAGGGGCTGCATGCTTTTGTCTTAGTGGTTGAGCTGGGCAGGTTTGAAAAGAATGATGATGAGATATTTTACTTACTCAAAAAGGCATTTGGTGAGGAGGCGTTGAAATATGCAGTGGTTCTCTTCACACATGGTGATAAACTCAGCAGCCAAAACATTGAACAAAATATACAGGCAAACGAGGATCTTAAAAACCTTGTGGAAATGTGTGGTGGCAGATACTGTATCTTCAACAACAAATCCAGGAACAACGAACGGCAGGTTAGGGAGTTGTTTACGAAGGTAGATGAAATGGTACAAGTAAATGGTGACACAGCCTATGTCGGTGAGATTGTCGGCATAGCGCGCGCTATCATGCGAGAACTAAGAGAGACCGCTACAGATCTACAGCATTAGGCTGAGTACTGCCTGGAGACGCTTCTGCAACTGGCTGGTCTCCATCTGGGTAGCAATGGTGGAATCTTTTTACACGTTTTTTGGAAAATGCCGTCACTCCTTGCCGGCACAATTTCCCCACAAACTTGCCCACAATTACAGCATTCTTTCACAGCCATTGTAATTTACTGGTCATTTTAATCATCTGGAAACATTTACAGACAATTGAGAATATATTTTAAAGGTTATTTTCAAGGTGCCCATTGTTAGGTTCCTCAGTTTTTGTGTTGTactttgtgtttgagtgtgtgttcaggaaatggcttcctgaaattctcccaAGCAGCTGATTGTCGCCCCGAAttatgattggagagctgacccgccccctcgtcaagacgcAGCTGTCTCCAATTACCCATTTCTTCTGAAGCTAgataagccagtgttctgttgctcaaGAGAGAATGCAGAGGAATGATTGCTGAGAGATCATTGCAGAGGGTATATCAATATGCTGGTTGTGTTCCCAGAGAGAGATCATTGCTGAGAGTGAGACAGGCATTTGGTACTATGTAAGTTAGGGGAGCAGTTTGGAATGTACTGTGTTTGTCGCATTAtcagatagagcttatttgatgtccttagtttgtttgtgaaattgtttgatattctatttcatttgttcccagggggaaggggaaggcacctagggagtgcttaggcaagaggcccggcCATACATAtaccgtagtatattcactgtctagcaCACTAGGTAAATCCTGGCGGACCACCCCTGTATTTGGTTATGCACCAGTgttgctaagttaggtaagtagtggctaggcaggttagataggagagagggggagctttGACGTTTACTTTCTTTGTTTTGGTTCTGTCcagcccttttccccatattactgTACTAACTAAAGGTATCTTATGATAATCTAATCACTAAATTACTTACTCGATAATCTACATCCACTAAGTTACTTACGATAATCTACATCCAGTAAGTACTTACGATAATCTACATCCACTAAGTTACTTAGATAATCTACATCCACTAAGTTACTTACGATAATCTACATCCACTAAGTTTACTTACGATAATCTACATCCACAAGTTACTTAACGATAACTACATCCACTAAATTACTTCGATAAATCTACATCCAACTAAGTTACTTACGATAATCTACATCACTAATTACTTACGATAATCTTACATCCACTAAGTGACTTACGATAATCTACATCCACTCAAATTACTATGAAAATCTACATCCACAAGTTACTTATTAATAATCACATACACTAAAATTACTATCTACATCCACTAAATTCACTTATGATAATCTTCAATACGAATTGTGCAAATGTCTCCAGCGTTTTGCTGCAGGACTAGATTCAGGGCAGTTGTAATCGGAGGGATTAGATGGGGAGAAGGATGCAACTGAACAAACTATCACGTGTTAATGTGTAAGGATGAATGACATCACACATCCCTCAAATAATCTGTCAGGTGTTTTTCATCTCATTTTGTAGTTCACAGAATgcagatgtgtttttttttgttttgtggttGGTTTCTTTTGTTTTGTGGTTGGTTTGTTTTGTGGTTGGTTTCTTTTATCGTttgaattatactgaacaaatgtgtataaacgcaacatgtaaagtgttggtcccatKtttcatgagctgaaataaaagatYCCAGGAATGGTCCATACGTACAATAAGCTTATTGCTCTAAAATGCACAAATTAGTKTGYatccctgttagtgagcatttctccatccTAAGGCTGGCCWTCGTTCATAAATATACACACCAAATAAATAACGGCCCATTTTGATGTCAGGTAAAGTGTTATTGTAACTATTGTAAAACAAATGTCCTGTACAGATGGGAAATAGTTTTTGTATTCACTGTCCAGTAAAGGCTCCAACAGCCTCTGYTCTCTCCTTTACAGTTCTGAGAATATGCGGAACTTGTCTGGGAAGCCTTTGTTTGTCCTGGGAGATGTCCTcatctatctcctgtttctgtagtgagacagcttgatgtacaggacaccccctggtcaggacactagtctatctcctgtttctgtagtgagacagcttgatgtacaggacaccc from Salvelinus sp. IW2-2015 unplaced genomic scaffold, ASM291031v2 Un_scaffold2411, whole genome shotgun sequence encodes:
- the LOC112073896 gene encoding GTPase IMAP family member 8-like, with translation MAESRMTESPDLRIVLLGKTGVGKSASGNTILGRKAFLSKRSFVSVTKDCAEEMCXINXLKISVVDTVGIFSTXSSDGLIEAECKRAKESPVPCVFLVIVKVDRFTNEEKEAVERIEDIVGKDGMKRSCILLTHGDMADGLTVEKMIREEGAEDLREAVNKFQGRYYLFNNKIESRDQVDNLLTKLDELQKTVSNMNTENTMESSAERRIVLLGRSGVGKSASGNTILGLRGSDQFRSDCSFNSVTENSEVKSXXVAGREVKVIDTPGLSKGKXXPQHVFNEXMKSCLLAEEGLHAFVLVVELGRFEKNDDEIFYLLKKAFGEEALKYAVVLFTHGDKLSSQNIEQNIQANEDLKNLVEMCGGRYCIFNNKSRNNERQVRELFTKVDEMVQVNGDTAYVGEIVGIARAIMRELRETATDLQH